In one Actinopolymorpha sp. NPDC004070 genomic region, the following are encoded:
- a CDS encoding NUDIX domain-containing protein, which produces MDLRRVLCVGAVMRDEEHRLLVVRRGRPPDVGRWSLPGGRVEAGESAPVAAMREVAEETGLSVVAGRLLGSVERPGPGGVTYLILDYVCTAEPPGQAPRAGDDAADVRWVSPAELAALPTTPGLLDALRAWGVLD; this is translated from the coding sequence ATGGACCTGCGGCGGGTGCTGTGCGTGGGTGCGGTCATGCGCGACGAGGAACACCGGCTGCTGGTGGTACGCCGCGGGCGGCCGCCGGACGTCGGCCGCTGGTCACTGCCCGGCGGACGGGTCGAGGCGGGTGAGTCCGCGCCGGTCGCGGCGATGCGCGAGGTGGCCGAGGAGACCGGCCTGTCCGTCGTCGCCGGGCGGCTGCTCGGCTCGGTCGAGCGGCCCGGGCCGGGCGGTGTCACCTACCTGATCCTGGACTACGTGTGCACCGCGGAGCCGCCGGGCCAGGCGCCGCGCGCGGGTGACGACGCAGCCGACGTGCGCTGGGTGAGCCCGGCCGAGTTGGCGGCCCTGCCGACCACGCCGGGGCTGCTGGACGCGCTGCGCGCCTGGGGCGTTCTCGACTGA
- a CDS encoding alpha/beta fold hydrolase, whose product MPPSRRSFLSAGIGTLAAGATGVGLVESGLVPGRTMMHTALGLTGENGVVPDVAPGPKVTGTFTSAARAGTQVVWTVAYPPGSRTDAALPVVLALHGRGGDHDFAFGELGLDRFMAAAAADWRTPFALVSVDGGPATFWHRRRNGDDPQSMLLTELLPRVAQRGLRTDRIGLIGWSMGGFGALLFAAAQPDVVGAAVVVSPALWRKWEDVRPGAFDGPTDFAANDVFADQRPLAGLRLRVDCGRDDPFAPATREFVAGLTPPPAGGFQPGAHTVGYWRRMAPEQLRFLAWNL is encoded by the coding sequence ATGCCACCGAGTCGCCGCTCGTTCCTGTCCGCGGGCATCGGAACCCTCGCCGCGGGCGCCACCGGCGTCGGGCTGGTCGAGTCCGGGCTGGTACCCGGCCGGACGATGATGCACACCGCGCTCGGGCTCACCGGAGAGAACGGCGTCGTTCCCGACGTCGCGCCGGGCCCGAAGGTCACCGGCACCTTCACCTCCGCGGCGCGGGCCGGCACCCAGGTCGTCTGGACCGTCGCCTACCCGCCCGGGTCCCGCACCGACGCGGCGCTGCCGGTCGTCCTCGCGCTCCACGGGCGCGGCGGCGACCACGACTTCGCGTTCGGCGAACTCGGTCTGGACCGCTTCATGGCCGCGGCCGCCGCCGACTGGCGGACGCCGTTCGCGCTGGTGTCCGTCGACGGCGGCCCCGCGACGTTCTGGCACCGCCGCCGCAACGGCGACGACCCGCAGTCGATGCTCCTCACCGAACTGCTTCCGCGGGTGGCCCAACGCGGCCTGCGCACGGATCGGATCGGCCTGATCGGCTGGTCTATGGGCGGTTTCGGTGCCCTGCTGTTCGCCGCGGCCCAGCCGGACGTGGTGGGCGCGGCGGTCGTCGTCAGTCCCGCGCTGTGGCGCAAGTGGGAGGACGTACGCCCCGGCGCGTTCGACGGGCCCACCGACTTCGCCGCCAACGACGTGTTCGCCGACCAGCGGCCGCTCGCCGGGCTGCGGCTGCGGGTCGACTGTGGCCGCGACGACCCGTTCGCGCCGGCGACCCGGGAGTTCGTCGCCGGGCTGACGCCGCCCCCGGCCGGTGGGTTCCAGCCGGGCGCGCACACCGTCGGCTACTGGCGCCGGATGGCACCCGAACAGCTCCGGTTCCTCGCCTGGAACCTGTGA
- a CDS encoding GlsB/YeaQ/YmgE family stress response membrane protein yields MSLIGLLIAGIIIGLLGKWVAPSNRDNIPIWLTIICGIVGVLVGYWVAGALGVASTSGPDWIRWIISIVLAAIFVAIASALTSRRGR; encoded by the coding sequence ATGAGCCTTATCGGCCTTCTGATCGCAGGCATCATCATCGGTCTGCTCGGTAAGTGGGTAGCCCCGAGCAACCGTGACAACATCCCGATCTGGCTGACCATCATCTGCGGAATCGTCGGTGTCCTGGTCGGATACTGGGTCGCCGGCGCGCTGGGTGTCGCGTCGACGTCTGGTCCTGACTGGATCCGCTGGATCATCAGCATCGTCCTCGCAGCCATCTTCGTGGCGATCGCGTCGGCTCTGACCAGCCGCCGCGGGAGGTAA
- a CDS encoding DUF6758 family protein, with protein sequence MKGHPVCPRCHRAVRAPSAWADRWTCPVHGAVPPLQPFVQPSADLVRWLAARSRLPLWVPWPLPHSWVITGVGHAGSDVEGVRATVVACSGPNPLGGAGELLLVAEEMGVGLGAAYAGIDGTDPGGRVGRGTPQAKVDADSHPTALWLADTPPDRAVYVGESAASWLWLVFHPDTAGALLLEPIELMDVRALGHEVDLLPYGALTPRLRDP encoded by the coding sequence ATGAAGGGCCACCCCGTATGCCCGAGATGCCACCGGGCAGTGCGAGCCCCGTCTGCCTGGGCCGACCGGTGGACCTGTCCGGTGCACGGAGCGGTGCCTCCGCTGCAGCCGTTCGTCCAGCCCAGTGCCGACCTGGTGCGCTGGCTCGCTGCCCGGTCGCGGCTGCCGCTGTGGGTGCCGTGGCCACTTCCGCACTCCTGGGTGATCACCGGTGTCGGTCACGCCGGCAGCGACGTCGAGGGAGTTCGCGCCACTGTCGTGGCCTGCTCGGGCCCGAACCCGCTGGGCGGCGCTGGCGAGCTCCTGCTGGTCGCGGAGGAGATGGGTGTCGGACTCGGTGCGGCGTACGCCGGTATCGACGGCACCGACCCAGGCGGACGTGTCGGCCGGGGAACCCCGCAGGCGAAGGTCGACGCCGACTCCCATCCGACGGCACTGTGGCTGGCCGACACCCCGCCCGACCGCGCGGTCTACGTCGGGGAGTCGGCCGCGTCGTGGCTGTGGCTGGTGTTCCACCCCGACACCGCCGGTGCGCTGCTGCTGGAGCCGATCGAGCTGATGGACGTCCGCGCGCTCGGGCACGAGGTCGACCTGCTGCCCTACGGCGCCCTCACGCCCAGGCTGCGCGACCCCTGA
- a CDS encoding general stress protein, which produces MRTTPRPLPELPSGVTVGSYQTYAEAQRAVDFLSDNKFPVENVSIVGNDLRLVERVTGRLTEGRAIGVGAAGGAWWGLFVGILLSLFAPRGANTVLLLVFGIVIGVIFGIIFGWIGYRATGGQRDFTSMTQVVAGTYDVICKADHAEEARQLLARLALQQGEL; this is translated from the coding sequence ATGCGCACCACGCCGAGACCACTGCCTGAGTTGCCCAGCGGTGTAACCGTCGGGTCCTACCAGACCTACGCGGAGGCACAGCGGGCCGTCGACTTCCTGTCCGACAACAAGTTCCCGGTGGAGAACGTCTCCATCGTCGGCAACGACCTGCGGCTGGTCGAGCGGGTGACCGGCCGGCTGACCGAGGGCCGCGCGATCGGGGTCGGGGCGGCCGGCGGGGCCTGGTGGGGCCTGTTCGTCGGCATCCTGCTCAGCCTGTTCGCGCCGCGCGGCGCCAACACCGTTCTGCTGCTTGTCTTCGGCATCGTGATCGGGGTGATCTTCGGGATCATCTTCGGCTGGATCGGCTACCGCGCGACCGGCGGCCAGCGCGACTTCACCTCGATGACCCAGGTGGTCGCCGGGACGTACGACGTGATCTGCAAGGCCGACCACGCCGAGGAGGCCCGGCAGTTGCTGGCCAGGCTCGCCCTGCAGCAGGGCGAGCTGTGA
- a CDS encoding histidine phosphatase family protein, whose amino-acid sequence MTARQPELWLARHGETEWSRDGRHTGKTDLPLTEAGERAARALGDRLAGTSFDLVVTSPLARARETARLAGFGDRAVVEPDVREWDYGEYEGRTTPDIRTEVPGWSVWNDPVPGGESAEQVGARADRVIERIRDDVAERALIIAHGHFLRVLGARWIGLSPRDGAHFLLDVATVSVLGWERETPAFDRWNS is encoded by the coding sequence GTGACTGCCCGGCAGCCGGAGCTGTGGCTGGCCCGCCACGGAGAGACCGAGTGGAGCCGGGACGGACGCCATACGGGGAAGACGGACCTGCCGCTGACCGAGGCGGGCGAGCGCGCCGCCCGGGCGCTCGGTGACCGGCTGGCCGGTACGTCGTTCGACCTGGTGGTCACCAGCCCGCTGGCGCGGGCCCGGGAGACCGCCCGGCTGGCCGGCTTCGGTGACCGTGCGGTGGTCGAGCCGGACGTCCGGGAGTGGGACTACGGCGAGTACGAGGGACGGACCACTCCCGACATCCGTACCGAAGTGCCGGGATGGAGCGTGTGGAACGACCCGGTGCCCGGTGGGGAGTCCGCCGAGCAGGTCGGCGCCCGCGCCGACCGGGTGATCGAGCGGATCCGGGACGACGTGGCCGAGCGGGCGCTGATCATCGCCCACGGGCACTTCCTCCGGGTGCTCGGCGCGCGCTGGATCGGCCTGTCACCGCGCGACGGCGCGCACTTCCTCCTCGACGTGGCGACCGTGAGCGTGCTCGGCTGGGAGCGGGAGACCCCGGCGTTCGACCGCTGGAACTCCTGA
- a CDS encoding L,D-transpeptidase: MRHAASRERQRPRTRLRRWRLLAASGSALVVAVALLGAVGVLPLGDVRMVASAKNSVLDDRSRQIADRSQRAPGEPSVHKQTETAKPTATPSPSRNPTTKQAPAGVADATVALDAVSATVGDQMPAGTGDGKRIVYSLSANRVWLVDASNTVRRSYLVSGTKFGQVSPGSYKVLRKRRHTTSYDGADRMQYMVTFTHGRNAAIGFHDIPIVISTGKAIQTRLQLGQSLSDGCVRQDPADARALWGFAPVGTKVVVLR, from the coding sequence ATGAGGCACGCCGCGTCGCGCGAGCGCCAGCGTCCGCGCACCCGGCTTCGTAGGTGGCGGTTGCTCGCGGCGAGTGGTTCCGCGCTCGTGGTCGCCGTCGCACTCCTCGGTGCTGTCGGCGTGTTGCCTCTCGGGGACGTCCGCATGGTCGCCTCGGCCAAGAACTCCGTTCTGGACGATCGCTCGCGGCAGATCGCCGATCGTTCCCAGCGCGCGCCGGGCGAGCCGTCGGTCCACAAGCAGACGGAGACCGCCAAGCCGACGGCGACGCCCTCGCCCAGCCGCAATCCGACCACCAAGCAGGCACCGGCCGGAGTGGCCGACGCGACCGTGGCACTGGACGCGGTGTCGGCGACCGTCGGCGACCAGATGCCCGCGGGCACCGGCGACGGCAAGCGGATCGTCTACTCGCTGTCCGCCAACCGCGTGTGGCTGGTCGACGCGAGCAACACCGTGCGGCGGTCCTACCTCGTGTCCGGCACGAAGTTCGGCCAGGTCTCGCCGGGCTCCTACAAGGTCCTGCGCAAGCGCCGGCACACCACCAGCTACGACGGTGCGGACCGCATGCAGTACATGGTGACGTTCACCCATGGGCGCAACGCCGCGATCGGGTTCCACGACATTCCGATCGTGATCTCCACCGGCAAGGCGATCCAGACCCGGCTGCAGCTCGGTCAGTCGCTGTCGGACGGATGCGTACGCCAGGACCCGGCCGACGCCAGGGCGCTGTGGGGGTTCGCGCCGGTCGGCACGAAGGTCGTCGTCCTGCGCTAG
- a CDS encoding ferritin-like fold-containing protein produces the protein MSDSPESSPARTSSAGVAAYDDPVYRPAVIDLLGVLAYGELTAFERLADDATLAPTLEDKAELAALAVTEFHHYERLRDRLRDLGVEPVSAMRPFQAALDTFHRHTAPADWLEGLVKAYVGDGIATDFYREVAAYVDADTRALVLEVLENTGHAVFVVDRVRKAIAEEPRIGGRLALWGRRLVGEALSQAQRVAAERDVLTALLVGGVDRPGMDLAAIGRMFARLTEKHAQRMATLGLQA, from the coding sequence ATGAGCGACAGCCCGGAAAGTTCGCCCGCCCGCACGTCGTCCGCCGGGGTCGCGGCCTACGACGATCCGGTCTACCGGCCCGCGGTGATCGACCTGCTCGGCGTGCTGGCGTACGGCGAGCTGACCGCCTTCGAACGCCTCGCGGACGACGCCACCCTGGCGCCCACGCTGGAGGACAAGGCGGAGCTGGCCGCCCTGGCGGTGACGGAGTTCCACCACTACGAACGCCTGCGCGATCGGCTGCGCGACCTCGGCGTCGAGCCGGTGTCGGCGATGCGGCCGTTCCAGGCGGCGCTGGACACCTTCCACCGGCACACCGCTCCCGCCGACTGGCTGGAGGGGCTGGTGAAGGCGTACGTCGGGGACGGCATCGCCACCGACTTCTACCGCGAGGTGGCCGCCTACGTCGACGCGGACACCCGCGCCCTGGTGCTGGAGGTGCTCGAGAACACCGGGCACGCGGTCTTCGTGGTGGATCGGGTCCGCAAAGCCATCGCGGAGGAACCGCGGATCGGCGGCCGGCTCGCCCTGTGGGGGCGGCGGCTGGTCGGCGAGGCGCTGTCGCAGGCCCAGCGGGTCGCCGCCGAACGCGACGTGCTCACCGCGCTGCTGGTCGGTGGGGTGGACCGCCCCGGCATGGACCTCGCGGCGATCGGCCGGATGTTCGCCCGGCTGACCGAGAAGCACGCCCAGCGGATGGCCACACTCGGCCTGCAGGCCTAA
- a CDS encoding DEAD/DEAH box helicase: protein MAVPIALTGADLIAQARTGTGKTLAFGVPLLQRIVVPADRDFGDLDAPGKPQALVVAPTRELAVQVTADLKVAASVRAARILTVYGGVAYEPQLDALAEGVEVVVGTPGRLLDLADRRALDLAHVKLLVLDEADRMLDLGFLPDVERLIAKTHEMRQTMLFSATMPGSIVQLARRHMRHPINVRAESADESQTVPATAQFVYRCHDLDKPEVIARILQAEGCGRVMCFCTTKRAAQRLADDLADRGFSVAAIHGDLGQVAREKGLERFRSGKVDVLVATDVAARGIDVEGVTHVINHTCPDDEKTYVHRIGRTGRAGASGIAVTFVDWADLTRWKMINNALGLPFEEPVETYSTSDHLFTDLGIPKEVTGRVGAPKGGTRSGDREGSRESGGRTRERRRSGGGDGGRAGGRGRTPEAGQSTDEHEERGDRPKSRRSRQRRRTRAGVVVAERGDSTDSSGGPGGGETVAAGQTGGGSEAGADESGASAPRRRRTRTRRRGGSGSGDGNGSGTTAADSTADATAD, encoded by the coding sequence ATGGCGGTTCCCATCGCGCTCACCGGCGCCGACCTGATCGCTCAGGCGCGAACCGGCACGGGCAAGACGCTGGCGTTCGGGGTTCCGCTGCTGCAGCGGATCGTCGTACCCGCCGACCGTGACTTCGGCGACCTCGATGCGCCGGGCAAGCCCCAGGCGCTGGTGGTCGCACCGACCCGCGAGCTCGCGGTCCAGGTGACGGCCGACCTGAAGGTCGCCGCGTCGGTCCGCGCCGCCCGCATCCTCACCGTCTACGGCGGCGTCGCCTACGAGCCCCAGCTGGACGCGCTGGCGGAGGGCGTGGAGGTCGTCGTCGGCACGCCCGGCCGGCTGCTCGACCTCGCCGACCGCAGGGCGCTCGACCTGGCCCACGTCAAGCTGCTGGTGCTGGACGAGGCCGACCGCATGCTCGACCTGGGCTTCCTGCCCGACGTCGAGCGGCTGATCGCGAAGACGCACGAGATGCGTCAGACCATGCTGTTCTCGGCCACCATGCCCGGTTCGATCGTGCAGTTGGCGCGCCGGCACATGCGCCACCCGATCAACGTCCGGGCCGAGTCGGCCGACGAGAGCCAGACCGTCCCCGCCACGGCGCAGTTCGTCTACCGGTGCCACGACCTCGACAAGCCCGAGGTGATCGCCCGGATCCTGCAGGCGGAGGGCTGCGGCCGAGTGATGTGCTTCTGTACGACCAAGCGCGCGGCGCAGCGGCTGGCCGACGACCTGGCCGACCGCGGGTTCTCCGTGGCCGCCATCCACGGCGACCTGGGCCAGGTCGCCCGGGAGAAGGGACTCGAGCGCTTCCGCTCGGGCAAGGTCGACGTCCTGGTCGCCACCGACGTCGCCGCGCGCGGCATCGACGTCGAGGGCGTCACCCACGTCATCAACCACACCTGCCCCGACGACGAGAAGACCTACGTCCACCGCATCGGCCGCACCGGTCGCGCGGGCGCCTCCGGTATCGCGGTGACGTTCGTCGACTGGGCGGACCTGACGCGCTGGAAGATGATCAACAACGCGCTCGGCCTGCCGTTCGAGGAGCCGGTGGAGACCTACTCCACCTCCGACCACCTGTTCACCGATCTCGGCATTCCCAAGGAGGTTACCGGCCGGGTCGGCGCCCCCAAGGGCGGCACCCGTTCCGGTGACCGCGAGGGCAGCCGCGAGTCGGGCGGGCGTACGCGGGAGCGGCGCCGGTCCGGCGGCGGCGACGGCGGGCGCGCCGGTGGACGCGGCCGGACGCCCGAGGCCGGGCAGTCCACCGACGAGCACGAGGAGCGCGGCGACCGTCCCAAGTCCCGGCGCAGCCGCCAGCGCCGGCGCACCCGTGCCGGCGTCGTCGTCGCCGAACGCGGTGACAGTACCGACAGTTCCGGCGGGCCCGGCGGGGGCGAGACGGTGGCCGCCGGCCAGACCGGCGGCGGATCAGAAGCGGGTGCCGACGAGTCCGGCGCGAGCGCGCCGAGGCGACGTCGTACGCGGACCCGCCGGCGCGGCGGCAGCGGTAGCGGGGACGGCAACGGGAGCGGTACGACCGCTGCCGACAGCACCGCCGACGCGACCGCCGACTGA
- a CDS encoding PD-(D/E)XK nuclease family protein produces MSAMEQLGFEAMPRRLFRATPTRLVSWLDCPRRYRFTYLDRPTPPKGPPWAHNSVGASVHTALAAWWRLPVQERTPVAAARIAWRAWIDEGFRDDAQSQRWRMHACRMVEDYAATLDPADEPIGVERTVALTTSTLALSGRVDRIDLRPVSHDGYTDEGDDIEDDEDDEDDSILDDEAEGPDGSAPGHDDNALELVVVDYKSGTRVLTTADARSSLALAVYAAATARTLRRPCRKVELHHLASGAVVGWEHTEESLRRHLHRADQMGAEAAHAEQAFAQGLSAADLDEVFPPRPGPLCQWCDFSAHCPQGRSAYPSKRPWDGLDPNV; encoded by the coding sequence ATGAGCGCGATGGAGCAGCTGGGTTTCGAGGCGATGCCGCGCCGGTTGTTCCGGGCGACGCCCACCAGGTTGGTGAGCTGGCTGGACTGCCCGCGCCGCTACCGGTTCACCTACCTCGACCGGCCCACGCCGCCGAAGGGTCCGCCGTGGGCACACAACAGCGTGGGCGCGAGCGTGCACACCGCGCTGGCCGCCTGGTGGCGGCTTCCCGTGCAGGAGCGCACTCCCGTCGCCGCAGCCCGGATCGCCTGGCGGGCCTGGATCGACGAGGGTTTCCGCGACGACGCGCAGAGCCAACGCTGGCGCATGCACGCGTGCCGGATGGTGGAGGACTACGCAGCGACGCTGGACCCGGCCGACGAACCGATCGGTGTCGAGCGCACGGTCGCCCTCACCACGTCCACGCTCGCGTTGTCCGGACGCGTGGACCGCATCGACCTGCGTCCGGTCTCCCACGACGGCTACACCGACGAAGGCGACGACATCGAGGACGACGAGGACGACGAGGACGACAGCATCCTCGACGACGAGGCCGAAGGGCCGGACGGCTCCGCCCCCGGTCACGACGACAACGCCCTCGAGCTCGTCGTGGTCGACTACAAGAGCGGCACCCGCGTGCTCACCACCGCCGACGCGCGAAGTTCGCTGGCACTCGCGGTCTACGCCGCCGCGACCGCCCGCACCCTGCGCCGGCCGTGCCGGAAGGTGGAGCTGCACCACCTCGCCTCGGGTGCGGTCGTCGGCTGGGAGCACACCGAGGAGTCGCTGCGCCGGCACCTCCACCGCGCCGACCAGATGGGCGCGGAGGCCGCACACGCCGAGCAGGCGTTCGCACAGGGACTGTCCGCGGCCGACCTCGACGAGGTGTTCCCGCCCCGGCCGGGTCCGCTGTGCCAGTGGTGCGACTTCTCCGCGCACTGCCCGCAGGGCCGCTCCGCCTATCCGTCCAAGCGGCCCTGGGACGGGCTGGACCCGAACGTCTGA
- a CDS encoding DUF3107 family protein, giving the protein MEVKIGVQHAPREIVLESNDSPEAVEAAVSKALHGEDGLLSLADERGRRVVVPAAKLAYVEIGPESERRVGFGAM; this is encoded by the coding sequence GTGGAGGTCAAGATCGGTGTCCAGCACGCTCCTCGGGAGATCGTGTTGGAGAGCAACGACAGTCCCGAGGCCGTCGAAGCCGCGGTGAGCAAGGCTCTCCACGGCGAAGACGGGTTGCTCAGCCTGGCTGACGAGCGAGGCCGCCGTGTCGTCGTTCCCGCCGCCAAGCTCGCCTACGTCGAGATCGGTCCCGAGTCGGAGCGTCGCGTCGGATTCGGCGCCATGTAA
- a CDS encoding PHP domain-containing protein yields the protein MRLIDLHTHSNCSDGTDPPAELVRHAAAARVDVLGLTDHDTFAGWDEAGAEARRLGVGLVPGAEVSCRLGGVSVHMLAYLPDPGDADLDRTLARIREGRNARVPLIVERLREHGIDLTPEDVAAQSRAATSLGRPHVADALVARGYARDRREAFDRWLSEGKSGYVTRYAPEPAEVIGQVCAAGGVCVLAHPRGRSSHRVLTDEVIADLAGAGLAGLEVDHRDHSPQVREQLRDLARALDLVVTGASDHHGAGKTDHELGCFGTGEEEFARLLDRARSAAERSGRQTPSPYLP from the coding sequence GTGCGTCTCATCGACCTGCACACCCACTCGAACTGTTCGGACGGGACCGACCCGCCGGCCGAGCTCGTACGCCACGCCGCCGCTGCCCGCGTGGACGTCCTCGGCCTCACCGACCACGACACGTTCGCGGGCTGGGACGAGGCGGGTGCCGAGGCGCGCCGCCTGGGCGTCGGCCTGGTCCCCGGTGCGGAGGTGTCCTGCCGGCTGGGCGGGGTGAGCGTGCACATGCTGGCCTACCTCCCCGACCCCGGCGACGCCGACCTCGACCGCACGCTCGCGCGAATACGCGAAGGCCGCAACGCGCGCGTTCCCCTCATCGTCGAGCGGCTGCGTGAGCACGGCATCGACCTGACGCCGGAGGACGTCGCCGCACAGTCCCGCGCGGCCACCTCGCTGGGCCGCCCGCACGTCGCCGACGCGCTGGTCGCGCGAGGATACGCACGCGACCGGCGGGAGGCCTTCGACCGGTGGCTGAGCGAGGGGAAGTCCGGGTACGTCACGCGGTACGCCCCGGAGCCGGCCGAGGTGATCGGACAGGTCTGCGCGGCCGGCGGTGTCTGCGTACTCGCTCATCCGCGTGGGCGTTCCAGCCACCGGGTGCTCACCGACGAGGTGATCGCCGATCTGGCCGGGGCCGGGCTGGCGGGCCTCGAAGTCGACCACCGTGACCACTCTCCGCAGGTGCGGGAACAGTTGCGCGATCTCGCCCGTGCGCTGGACCTCGTGGTGACCGGCGCCAGCGACCACCACGGTGCCGGCAAGACCGACCACGAGCTGGGATGCTTCGGCACCGGCGAGGAGGAGTTCGCCCGGCTGCTGGACCGTGCGCGGTCCGCGGCCGAACGCTCCGGCCGGCAGACGCCGTCGCCGTACCTTCCCTAG
- a CDS encoding alpha/beta hydrolase → MSTPRFLDLPAGVRSARLDTSRGEFAVLEATPAKGSSGGPGSAVLLLPGWTGSKEDFLSLLPALARTGRRAVAVDQRGQYETAGPDEPSAYDLNELGLDAYAMAEALGAGPVHLVGHSFGGLIARAAVLARPEGFASLTLLGSGPAGLGGPQAQLLSLMAEAIPTQGLAAVYAAKRELERRNGAGEEPAHIEEFLARRFRANNPVSLTEFTRQLVEAPDLVAELVSTGVPTMVAFGVDDDAWSPSVQREMADRLGAPVHEIDCAGHSPAVDRPDATAEALTAYWNSLHRDAAGSAG, encoded by the coding sequence ATGAGCACGCCGAGGTTCCTCGACTTGCCCGCGGGTGTCCGCTCCGCCCGGCTCGACACGTCCCGAGGTGAGTTCGCGGTGCTCGAAGCCACACCTGCCAAGGGAAGTTCCGGCGGTCCCGGCTCGGCGGTTCTGCTGCTTCCCGGCTGGACCGGCAGCAAGGAAGACTTTCTGTCGTTGCTGCCCGCACTGGCCCGGACAGGCCGGCGCGCGGTGGCGGTCGACCAGCGCGGGCAGTACGAAACCGCCGGTCCGGACGAGCCGTCGGCGTACGACCTGAACGAGCTCGGACTGGACGCGTACGCGATGGCCGAGGCCCTCGGCGCCGGACCCGTCCACCTGGTCGGTCACTCCTTCGGCGGCCTGATCGCCCGGGCCGCGGTGCTTGCCAGGCCGGAGGGGTTCGCGTCCCTCACCCTGCTAGGTTCCGGCCCGGCCGGGCTGGGCGGTCCGCAGGCGCAGTTGCTCAGTCTCATGGCGGAGGCCATTCCCACGCAGGGGCTGGCCGCGGTGTACGCCGCCAAACGCGAGCTCGAACGCAGGAACGGCGCGGGCGAGGAACCCGCACACATCGAGGAGTTCCTCGCCCGGAGGTTCCGCGCCAACAACCCCGTCTCGCTCACCGAGTTCACCCGCCAGCTCGTCGAGGCGCCCGACCTGGTGGCCGAGCTGGTCTCGACCGGCGTACCCACAATGGTCGCCTTCGGCGTCGACGACGACGCGTGGAGCCCTTCCGTACAACGCGAAATGGCCGATCGGCTCGGTGCGCCGGTGCACGAGATCGACTGTGCGGGCCACTCCCCCGCGGTGGACCGGCCCGACGCCACGGCGGAAGCGCTCACGGCGTACTGGAACTCACTCCACCGCGACGCGGCGGGGTCAGCCGGGTAG
- a CDS encoding helix-turn-helix domain-containing protein, translated as MTVSEARPRGGRLPRLARRAQLLDAARQVFVAVGYHAAAMDDIADRAGVSKPVLYQHFPSKLELYLALLDATCDGLVDAVRTALASTTDNQQRVAATMRAYLDFVSDEDGTFRLVFESDLTGEPAVRERVERVAHQCADAIADVIQEDTGVSREQALLLAAGLAGTAQVTARWWLSSEGSIGRDEAARLLTTLAWRGLRGFPRAE; from the coding sequence GTGACCGTGTCCGAGGCCCGCCCGCGCGGCGGCCGACTTCCCCGGCTGGCCCGACGTGCCCAACTGCTCGACGCGGCACGCCAGGTCTTCGTCGCGGTCGGCTACCACGCCGCCGCGATGGACGACATCGCCGACCGCGCGGGAGTCAGCAAACCCGTGCTGTACCAGCACTTCCCGAGCAAGCTCGAGCTGTATCTCGCCCTGCTCGACGCCACCTGCGACGGCCTGGTGGACGCCGTACGCACCGCGCTGGCCTCGACGACCGACAACCAGCAGCGGGTTGCGGCGACGATGCGGGCCTACCTCGACTTCGTGAGCGACGAGGACGGCACGTTCCGCCTGGTGTTCGAGTCCGACCTGACCGGCGAGCCCGCCGTCCGCGAGCGGGTGGAGCGGGTGGCGCACCAGTGCGCGGACGCCATCGCCGACGTCATCCAGGAGGACACCGGGGTTTCCCGCGAGCAGGCGCTGCTGCTGGCGGCCGGGCTCGCCGGCACCGCGCAGGTCACCGCACGGTGGTGGCTGTCCTCGGAGGGCTCGATCGGCCGGGACGAGGCCGCCAGGCTGTTGACCACCCTCGCCTGGCGGGGTCTGCGGGGGTTCCCGCGGGCAGAATGA